From one Chanodichthys erythropterus isolate Z2021 chromosome 3, ASM2448905v1, whole genome shotgun sequence genomic stretch:
- the LOC137016536 gene encoding snaclec coagulation factor IX/factor X-binding protein subunit B-like → MALWTVYLSLGLLVTLNASVETRPVEKNKDCNSCETGWSAYGCRCFKFYNEPTRWDFAEYDCLYKYKGNLASVHSHEEYIFIKNLIRRTTHASTPAWIGLHKIYRWGHWYWTDGTKLNYQIWSPGQPTYRQDEYCIEMNSVHGNWKEVKCDEKKPYVCVK, encoded by the exons ATGGCGTTGTggactgtctatctgtctctcgGTCTTCTGGTCACTTTGAATGCTTCAG tgGAAACGCGTCCTGTTGAAAAGAATAAAGATTGTAACT CCTGTGAGACAGGATGGTCTGCCTATGGATGCAGATGCTTCAAGTTTTATAATGAGCCTACAAGATGGGATTTTGCCGAG TATGACTGTTTGTACAAATATAAAGGGAACCTTGCTTCTGTACACAGCCATGAGGAGTACATTTTCATAAAGAACCTGATTAGACGCACAACTCATGCATCAACACCTGCCTGGATCGGACTCCATAAAATTTATCGt TGGGGACATTGGTACTGGACTGATGGAACCAAATTGAACTATCAAATATGGTCACCTGGACAACCCACTTACCGTCAAGATGAGTACTGCATTGAGATGAACTCTGTCC ATGGCAACTGGAAAGAAGTGAAATGTGATGAAAAGAAGccctatgtgtgtgtgaaatga